In one Echinicola marina genomic region, the following are encoded:
- a CDS encoding glycoside hydrolase family 2 protein, whose amino-acid sequence MKKTILLGAGLLLAQSFAWAQNGAWEPAEGKIMTAWAEQVDPENVHQEYPRPQMVREDNWQNLNGLWQYEIQAKGGSAPSSFEGEILVPFAVESALSGVGKTVGKDQELWYKTTFDAKKSSNEKVLLHFGAVDWETEVFVNGKSVGVHQGGFTPFSFDITDALKGRRNNELVVRVWDPTDEGPQPRGKQVNNPHGIWYTPVTGIWQTVWTENVPSSHIVSTKNTPDVDAGTLTVETEVAGAQAGQMVKVKALANGAVVAEKEVAVGDAAVLSINDAKLWEPGNPFLYDLEVSLVKGNKVIDAIDGYAAMRKISMELGEDGIQRMLLNDKFVFQYGPLDQGWWPDGLYTAPNEEALVFDIAKTQEMGFNMIRKHVKVEPARWYYHCDKMGMLVWQDMPSGDHGNRWNPRPGVAGVGTERQRTAESEAIYRKEWKDIIDANYNFPSIVVWVPFNEAWGQFKTEEIVKWTVAYDESRLINGASGGNFFPVGQIIDLHNYPDPAMPSPRLFGKDMVLTLGEFGGLGLPVDGHTWQEKDNWGYQSFKSVGELENRYEKLMDDLVKLIPMGLSAAVYTQTTDVEVETNGLMTYDRKVIKLTPDFLKKVHEKLYEAK is encoded by the coding sequence ATGAAAAAAACAATCTTACTGGGAGCGGGTTTACTTTTGGCCCAATCTTTTGCTTGGGCCCAAAATGGTGCCTGGGAGCCTGCCGAGGGGAAGATCATGACAGCGTGGGCAGAGCAAGTAGATCCTGAAAATGTCCATCAAGAGTACCCAAGACCACAAATGGTAAGGGAAGATAACTGGCAAAACCTGAATGGGCTTTGGCAGTATGAAATCCAAGCAAAAGGTGGAAGTGCTCCATCTTCTTTTGAAGGAGAAATCTTGGTGCCTTTTGCTGTTGAGTCAGCACTTTCTGGTGTAGGAAAAACAGTTGGAAAAGACCAGGAATTATGGTACAAAACCACCTTTGATGCCAAAAAATCCAGCAATGAAAAGGTGCTGCTGCACTTCGGAGCGGTAGATTGGGAAACAGAGGTTTTTGTAAACGGAAAATCTGTAGGGGTTCATCAAGGTGGTTTTACGCCTTTCTCTTTTGACATCACCGACGCCCTTAAGGGAAGAAGGAACAATGAATTGGTGGTAAGGGTTTGGGATCCAACTGATGAGGGACCTCAGCCAAGAGGCAAGCAGGTGAATAATCCACACGGAATTTGGTATACACCTGTAACCGGTATATGGCAGACTGTTTGGACAGAAAATGTTCCTAGCAGCCATATTGTTTCCACTAAAAATACTCCAGATGTAGACGCGGGGACTTTGACGGTAGAGACTGAAGTTGCTGGTGCCCAAGCTGGACAAATGGTAAAAGTGAAAGCCTTGGCCAATGGCGCAGTGGTAGCAGAGAAAGAAGTGGCCGTTGGTGACGCAGCTGTATTATCAATTAATGATGCCAAGCTTTGGGAACCAGGAAATCCTTTCCTTTATGACCTTGAAGTAAGCTTGGTGAAAGGAAACAAGGTGATCGATGCGATTGATGGCTATGCTGCCATGAGAAAAATCAGCATGGAATTGGGAGAAGACGGTATTCAAAGAATGCTCTTGAATGACAAGTTTGTTTTCCAATATGGTCCACTGGATCAAGGATGGTGGCCTGACGGCCTTTATACTGCACCAAATGAAGAAGCTTTGGTGTTTGATATCGCTAAGACCCAGGAAATGGGCTTCAATATGATCCGTAAGCACGTGAAAGTAGAGCCAGCTAGGTGGTATTATCACTGTGACAAAATGGGTATGTTGGTATGGCAGGATATGCCAAGCGGTGACCATGGAAACAGATGGAACCCAAGACCAGGTGTGGCTGGTGTAGGTACCGAAAGGCAACGTACTGCTGAATCTGAGGCCATTTATAGAAAAGAGTGGAAAGATATTATTGATGCCAATTATAACTTCCCATCTATCGTGGTTTGGGTACCGTTTAATGAGGCTTGGGGTCAGTTTAAGACTGAAGAAATTGTAAAGTGGACCGTGGCTTATGATGAAAGCCGCTTGATCAATGGTGCCAGTGGTGGTAACTTCTTCCCTGTTGGTCAGATCATTGATTTGCACAACTATCCAGATCCAGCTATGCCAAGTCCAAGGTTATTTGGTAAGGACATGGTCCTTACTTTAGGTGAATTTGGTGGGCTAGGACTTCCTGTAGATGGCCATACTTGGCAAGAAAAAGACAACTGGGGTTATCAAAGCTTTAAGTCTGTCGGTGAATTGGAAAACAGGTATGAGAAATTAATGGATGATTTGGTGAAATTGATCCCTATGGGACTTTCTGCGGCGGTTTATACACAAACCACTGATGTGGAAGTAGAGACCAATGGACTAATGACCTATGATAGAAAGGTGATTAAACTGACACCAGATTTCCTTAAAAAAGTACATGAAAAACTGTACGAAGCAAAATAA
- a CDS encoding beta-L-arabinofuranosidase domain-containing protein, with amino-acid sequence MIFKKYTLITSAVLLTLLFSCKGEKQVAVDINWVDRIDTTATNAHYISNRAPLKPSALIKLPVGAVRPEGFLKEYLIRQKNGLTGNLGEISAWLQKEDNAWLSKDGEGQWGWEEVPYWLKGYANIGYLLEDQKMIDEAMVWLEGTMESQREDGNFGPRHFDGDNQDFWANMIMLYCLQSYYEYSHDERVIDLMTRYFKFELNVPDENFLNGYWQKLRGGDNLHSVYWLYNRTGDQFLLELAEKIHRNTSDWIGRQHDLKDIHNYYEVRDGEEVPDWYRDQIDWHNVNHAQAFREPAQYALLSHDEQHTAATYENFNIIREHFGQVPGGMFGSDENARPGYADPRQGIETCGIVEQMNSDEHLLRITGDPFWADHAEEIAYNIYPAAVMPDFKSLHYITSPNMVLLDAENHAPGIANSGPFLMMNPFSSRCCQHNHSQGWPYFIENLWMATPDNGLVAAIYGPSNVTAKVGLEGNEVTIHESTHYPFEEDLNFTIETAVAVVFPLYLRIPEWTQKAEIFINGELVKSEISNSGYVKIEREWHSKDQVKLTLPMEIRVDTWEKNSNSFSVNRGPLTYSLKIGEDYIKRDSEETAIWDSKWQEGADTKKWPSWEVHPTTDWNYSLVLDKDNPAASLTVEEKEWPASDFPFTPESVPVLIKAKGKQIPEWQLGQYGLVGELKDLPKTTEAPAVDVELIPMGAARLRISAFPELKE; translated from the coding sequence ATGATTTTCAAGAAATACACCCTAATAACCAGTGCAGTCCTGCTAACGCTCCTCTTTTCCTGTAAAGGGGAGAAGCAGGTTGCTGTAGATATTAATTGGGTCGACAGGATCGATACCACTGCTACCAATGCACATTATATCAGTAACAGGGCACCACTTAAACCCAGTGCTCTAATAAAGCTTCCGGTTGGAGCTGTACGACCTGAAGGATTTCTAAAGGAGTATTTGATCAGACAGAAAAATGGGCTTACCGGTAATTTGGGAGAGATCAGTGCCTGGTTACAAAAGGAAGATAATGCCTGGCTCAGCAAGGATGGAGAAGGCCAGTGGGGCTGGGAAGAAGTGCCTTATTGGTTAAAGGGCTATGCCAATATTGGCTATTTGTTGGAAGACCAAAAGATGATTGATGAGGCCATGGTTTGGTTGGAAGGCACCATGGAAAGCCAAAGGGAAGATGGTAATTTCGGACCGAGACATTTCGATGGTGATAATCAGGATTTTTGGGCCAATATGATCATGTTGTATTGTCTACAGTCTTACTATGAATACAGTCATGATGAGCGGGTGATTGACCTGATGACCAGGTATTTTAAATTTGAATTGAACGTTCCCGATGAAAATTTTCTCAACGGATATTGGCAAAAGTTAAGAGGTGGAGATAACCTTCACAGTGTCTATTGGCTGTACAATAGAACCGGAGATCAATTTCTGTTAGAATTGGCCGAAAAGATCCACCGAAATACATCTGACTGGATAGGTAGGCAGCATGATCTCAAGGATATCCATAATTATTATGAAGTAAGGGATGGAGAAGAGGTGCCTGATTGGTACAGAGACCAGATTGACTGGCATAATGTAAATCATGCCCAAGCCTTCAGAGAACCAGCTCAGTATGCCTTGCTTTCCCATGATGAGCAACATACGGCGGCTACTTATGAGAATTTTAATATCATTAGGGAACATTTTGGACAAGTTCCTGGAGGGATGTTTGGGAGTGATGAAAATGCTAGACCTGGTTATGCTGATCCGAGACAAGGTATTGAGACATGTGGTATAGTAGAGCAGATGAATTCAGATGAACACTTGTTGAGAATCACAGGAGATCCATTTTGGGCAGATCATGCGGAAGAAATTGCTTATAATATCTACCCCGCTGCTGTAATGCCTGATTTCAAATCTTTGCATTATATTACTTCTCCCAATATGGTGTTATTGGATGCTGAAAACCATGCCCCAGGCATTGCCAATTCAGGACCTTTTCTGATGATGAACCCCTTTAGTTCCAGGTGTTGTCAGCATAATCATTCCCAAGGATGGCCCTATTTCATAGAAAACCTATGGATGGCTACACCAGATAATGGCTTGGTAGCAGCTATTTATGGCCCAAGTAATGTGACAGCTAAGGTAGGATTAGAAGGCAATGAAGTGACTATCCATGAAAGTACGCATTATCCATTTGAGGAAGATTTGAATTTTACAATTGAAACAGCAGTAGCGGTTGTATTTCCGCTTTACTTGAGAATACCTGAATGGACGCAAAAGGCTGAAATCTTTATCAATGGAGAGTTAGTAAAATCTGAAATTTCTAATTCTGGTTATGTCAAGATAGAGCGCGAGTGGCATTCCAAGGATCAAGTAAAGCTAACCTTGCCCATGGAGATTAGGGTGGATACTTGGGAGAAAAACAGCAATAGCTTTAGTGTGAACCGTGGCCCTTTGACCTATTCATTAAAGATAGGCGAAGATTATATTAAAAGGGACAGTGAAGAAACCGCTATTTGGGATTCCAAATGGCAAGAGGGTGCAGACACCAAGAAATGGCCTTCTTGGGAAGTCCATCCAACGACGGATTGGAATTATAGTTTGGTCTTGGACAAGGATAATCCTGCGGCCTCGCTTACTGTCGAGGAGAAAGAATGGCCGGCATCTGATTTTCCTTTTACCCCGGAAAGTGTCCCAGTGCTGATCAAAGCAAAGGGAAAGCAAATTCCTGAATGGCAGCTAGGCCAATATGGCTTGGTGGGAGAATTGAAGGATTTGCCTAAAACTACAGAGGCTCCCGCAGTGGATGTTGAGCTGATTCCAATGGGAGCAGCCAGATTGCGTATCAGTGCTTTTCCCGAGTTAAAAGAATAG
- a CDS encoding glutaminase family protein, whose translation MKNWAQILVGVCLSSLIGCQSLDGKQIEETSVSPMNAIRPPAYPLITVDPYFSVWSMGDELHGDATRHWTGTENDLQGIIRVDGKAYYFLGEPVTETRAVLPLTGMKETWSYSLEKPTGQWKEIAYQESKQWKSTRGAFTNGDDSPAPNKWNTKNIWVRRSFDLERVDFHDILLNIHHDDNIKVYLNGVLAYEKEGWVSSPSTFAINEKAKKALKEGENIMAIHCENTTGGAFLDAGLVEVLPPAVEIATAKQTHAEVRATQTHYTFDCGEVALEVNFTAPMLPDNLEVMTRPANYVSFEVQSKDGAEHDVQVYFSAAGNMAVNTLDQEVAWERPEVAGLQVMKLGTSTQPVLKKKGDNIRIDWGYLYLAANDQENTTSKIGVNTASITEFVKNGELSGEDATDNPLALNHKMITQAVAFDYGKVGSTAKENFVTLAYDDLYAVQFFKENLKAWWKKYGMSTEEMLQAAQTDYSKLIKASEDFDQELYQDALQAGGADYAAICALVYRQAVSAHKTVEGPNGELFFFSKENFSNGSIGTVDVTYPSAPLFLIYNPDLLKGMLEPIYYYSESGKWAKPFPAHDVGTYPLANGQTYGEDMPVEEAGNMLLLTGAIAKVEGNADYASKHWDMMTTWVEYLANEGFDPANQLCTDDFAGHLAHNANLSVKAILAIAAYGQMAESLGKPEVAEKYTAMAKDFAQKWMEKAEDGDHYSLTFDKKDTWSQKYNLVWNKLLDLNIFPEDVAQKEIAYYLTKQEDYGLPLDSRKTYTKSDWVMWTATMADDEADKKALIEPMFTYINETPNRIPVSDWHETTNAKSVGFRARSVVGGYFMPVLKEKL comes from the coding sequence ATGAAAAATTGGGCACAAATCCTGGTAGGAGTATGTCTTAGCTCTTTAATCGGGTGTCAATCTCTTGATGGGAAACAGATAGAGGAAACCTCCGTCAGTCCGATGAATGCCATCCGGCCACCGGCATATCCCTTGATTACAGTTGATCCCTATTTTAGCGTATGGAGCATGGGGGATGAACTTCATGGAGATGCCACCAGACACTGGACAGGAACAGAAAATGATCTTCAAGGAATCATCAGAGTGGATGGTAAGGCCTATTATTTTTTGGGTGAGCCCGTAACAGAAACCAGGGCGGTTTTACCATTGACTGGAATGAAGGAAACTTGGTCTTACAGCCTCGAAAAGCCAACAGGGCAATGGAAAGAAATCGCTTATCAAGAAAGTAAACAATGGAAATCAACCCGTGGTGCATTTACTAACGGAGATGATAGTCCGGCACCTAATAAGTGGAATACCAAAAATATTTGGGTAAGGAGAAGTTTTGATTTGGAGCGTGTGGATTTTCATGACATCCTATTGAATATCCATCACGATGATAATATAAAGGTGTATTTGAATGGTGTTTTGGCTTATGAAAAAGAGGGTTGGGTATCCAGTCCCTCTACATTTGCTATCAATGAGAAAGCCAAAAAGGCCCTAAAAGAGGGTGAAAATATCATGGCCATCCATTGTGAGAATACTACAGGAGGAGCATTCTTAGATGCTGGTTTGGTTGAAGTCCTTCCTCCAGCTGTAGAAATCGCCACTGCTAAGCAGACCCACGCAGAGGTGAGGGCCACCCAAACCCATTATACATTTGACTGTGGAGAAGTGGCGCTTGAAGTAAACTTCACTGCACCAATGCTTCCTGATAATCTGGAAGTAATGACCAGACCGGCCAACTATGTCAGCTTTGAGGTACAATCAAAAGACGGGGCAGAACATGATGTGCAGGTTTATTTCAGTGCCGCTGGAAACATGGCTGTAAATACCCTGGACCAAGAAGTTGCTTGGGAAAGACCGGAAGTTGCTGGACTGCAAGTGATGAAGTTGGGAACAAGCACCCAGCCTGTATTGAAGAAGAAAGGGGATAATATCAGGATCGACTGGGGATACCTGTATCTGGCTGCCAATGATCAGGAGAATACTACTTCCAAAATTGGTGTGAATACAGCATCCATTACTGAGTTTGTCAAAAATGGAGAGTTGAGTGGCGAAGATGCCACTGACAATCCGCTGGCATTGAACCATAAAATGATAACGCAAGCAGTTGCTTTTGATTATGGAAAAGTAGGAAGCACGGCAAAGGAGAATTTTGTGACCTTGGCTTATGATGACCTATATGCAGTTCAGTTTTTTAAGGAAAACCTGAAGGCTTGGTGGAAGAAATACGGCATGAGCACTGAAGAAATGCTTCAGGCTGCCCAGACTGATTATAGTAAATTGATAAAAGCCAGCGAAGATTTTGATCAAGAATTGTATCAGGATGCTTTGCAGGCTGGTGGAGCAGATTATGCAGCTATTTGTGCCTTGGTTTACCGTCAGGCTGTTTCTGCCCATAAGACAGTAGAAGGACCCAATGGAGAGCTTTTCTTCTTTTCAAAAGAAAACTTCAGCAATGGATCCATTGGTACAGTAGATGTTACTTATCCATCAGCGCCATTGTTTTTGATCTATAACCCGGACCTTCTGAAGGGCATGTTGGAGCCTATTTACTATTACAGTGAAAGTGGAAAATGGGCCAAGCCTTTCCCCGCACATGATGTAGGAACCTATCCTTTGGCCAATGGACAGACTTATGGAGAAGATATGCCTGTGGAAGAAGCGGGTAATATGTTACTCTTGACAGGGGCAATAGCCAAAGTGGAAGGGAATGCTGATTATGCTTCCAAGCACTGGGATATGATGACCACTTGGGTGGAATATCTGGCCAATGAGGGATTTGATCCAGCGAACCAACTTTGTACGGATGATTTTGCCGGACACTTGGCGCATAATGCGAATCTATCTGTAAAAGCCATCTTGGCCATTGCTGCTTATGGGCAGATGGCAGAGAGCTTGGGTAAGCCAGAAGTCGCTGAAAAGTATACAGCTATGGCCAAGGATTTTGCGCAGAAATGGATGGAGAAAGCTGAAGACGGAGATCATTATAGCTTGACCTTTGACAAGAAAGATACTTGGAGTCAAAAATACAATTTGGTTTGGAACAAGCTGTTGGACTTAAATATCTTCCCAGAAGATGTGGCACAAAAGGAAATCGCTTATTATTTGACCAAACAAGAAGACTATGGTTTGCCATTGGACAGTAGGAAGACTTATACCAAATCTGATTGGGTAATGTGGACCGCCACCATGGCTGATGATGAGGCCGATAAAAAAGCCCTTATCGAACCTATGTTTACCTATATCAATGAGACGCCTAATAGGATTCCTGTAAGTGATTGGCATGAAACTACCAATGCAAAATCAGTGGGCTTTAGGGCCAGATCGGTAGTTGGTGGATACTTTATGCCTGTCCTAAAGGAAAAGTTATAA
- a CDS encoding CehA/McbA family metallohydrolase domain-containing protein: MNFLIRVSIFFFLLFQGFFVLGQVDVDLSAFNTKTGAKVIQNQQHLEISWPLEEGNRAAISLNLNEGSKLLDKLQISKQGESYMIAEKLNPSFLLTVGQRDLSKGSGWNIFFDRTAYKAHDTYKVSLQTEKIRVISHGQRTIVQVDKMQAGNFSGWLEISMYHGSPLMNLAAVLSTPEDAKAIIYDAGLVKSDAAWNEVFWADTEGYLHSQQPASVDMPAQNLAVKYRTIIGEGQEGSLAVFPAPHQYFYPLDNAYNLKYVWYGSNYRDIEPGFGLGIRHDLMGDRRHVPWFNAPPNTEQRLNFFVYLSNTKDGQILEEVKAFTHGDQYKPIAGYRTMASHFHTEHMDDVLTHKPIPDIPGHVKALRSMGVNIMHLGEYHLAGNPRDLGPKRLPELQLMFEECARLSEADFLMLPGEEPNVHYGGHWMNIFPKPVYWIMSREEGKPFVEDHPDYGKVYRVGNKEEMLQLLEVEKGLAWTAHARTKGSTGFPDAYKEEAFFHSDRFNGAAWKAIPADLSIPNMGRRVLGLMDDVANWGERKYVIGEADLFKLEPDYEIYGHMNINYLQLDKVPKFEEGWQPVLDAMEHGKFFVSTGEVLMPEFSVNGKGSGESIQLKSNDKATVKVKAEWTFPLNYAEIVSGDGEQVYRQRIDLSDTKAFGQEVFEFTAALKGRKWLRLEIWDIAANGAFTQPVWIE, from the coding sequence ATGAACTTTCTGATTAGAGTTTCGATATTTTTCTTTTTGCTTTTCCAAGGTTTTTTTGTTCTGGGGCAGGTGGATGTGGACTTATCCGCATTTAACACCAAAACCGGGGCTAAGGTAATACAAAATCAACAGCATTTGGAGATTTCCTGGCCCCTGGAGGAAGGGAACAGGGCCGCCATTTCCCTTAACCTGAATGAAGGATCCAAACTTCTTGACAAACTTCAAATAAGCAAGCAGGGGGAATCCTATATGATAGCTGAAAAGCTAAACCCCAGTTTTTTATTGACTGTAGGGCAACGGGATCTGAGCAAAGGTAGCGGGTGGAATATCTTTTTTGATAGAACGGCATACAAGGCCCATGATACCTATAAGGTTTCATTACAGACAGAGAAGATCAGGGTAATAAGCCATGGACAGCGCACCATTGTTCAAGTGGATAAAATGCAGGCCGGTAATTTTTCTGGTTGGTTGGAGATCAGCATGTACCATGGAAGTCCGCTGATGAACCTGGCAGCTGTACTCAGCACGCCTGAAGATGCCAAAGCGATTATTTATGATGCTGGATTGGTGAAAAGTGATGCGGCTTGGAATGAGGTTTTTTGGGCAGACACAGAGGGATACCTCCATTCCCAGCAACCAGCAAGTGTGGATATGCCCGCTCAAAACCTGGCCGTAAAATACCGTACGATCATTGGGGAAGGGCAGGAAGGTAGCTTAGCGGTTTTTCCAGCACCTCATCAGTATTTTTATCCTTTGGACAATGCCTATAACCTGAAATACGTTTGGTATGGCAGTAATTACAGGGATATTGAACCCGGTTTTGGCTTAGGAATCCGTCATGATTTGATGGGTGACAGGAGGCATGTTCCTTGGTTCAATGCCCCTCCAAATACAGAACAAAGACTGAACTTTTTTGTCTATCTCAGCAATACCAAGGATGGACAGATATTGGAAGAGGTAAAAGCTTTTACCCATGGTGACCAATACAAGCCAATTGCTGGTTATAGGACCATGGCCAGTCACTTTCATACCGAACATATGGATGATGTGCTTACGCATAAGCCCATTCCTGATATACCAGGACATGTGAAGGCTTTGCGCAGTATGGGGGTCAATATCATGCATTTGGGAGAATATCACTTGGCAGGTAACCCTAGGGATTTAGGACCAAAGCGTTTACCTGAATTACAATTGATGTTTGAGGAATGTGCCAGGCTTTCGGAAGCTGATTTTCTGATGCTTCCCGGGGAAGAACCCAATGTGCATTATGGAGGTCACTGGATGAATATTTTTCCTAAACCGGTCTACTGGATCATGTCCAGAGAGGAAGGAAAGCCATTTGTAGAAGACCATCCTGATTATGGAAAGGTTTACAGAGTGGGCAATAAAGAAGAAATGCTTCAACTACTGGAGGTAGAAAAAGGTCTGGCCTGGACGGCCCATGCAAGGACCAAAGGCTCCACAGGTTTTCCAGATGCGTATAAAGAAGAGGCCTTTTTCCATTCTGACAGGTTCAATGGAGCCGCTTGGAAGGCCATTCCTGCCGACCTTTCCATTCCCAATATGGGCAGAAGGGTCTTGGGTTTAATGGATGATGTGGCCAATTGGGGCGAAAGGAAATATGTGATAGGAGAGGCGGACCTTTTTAAGCTTGAGCCGGATTATGAAATCTATGGCCATATGAACATTAATTACCTTCAACTGGACAAAGTGCCCAAGTTTGAAGAAGGATGGCAACCTGTTTTGGATGCCATGGAGCATGGGAAATTCTTTGTGAGTACCGGTGAGGTCTTGATGCCTGAATTTTCCGTGAATGGCAAAGGAAGTGGTGAAAGCATTCAGTTGAAATCAAATGACAAAGCAACTGTTAAAGTAAAAGCCGAATGGACTTTCCCACTGAACTATGCTGAGATTGTTTCCGGAGATGGGGAGCAGGTATATCGCCAAAGAATTGACTTAAGTGATACCAAAGCTTTTGGGCAGGAGGTCTTTGAGTTTACGGCAGCGCTAAAAGGAAGAAAATGGCTGAGGTTGGAAATTTGGGATATTGCAGCCAATGGGGCCTTTACTCAGCCTGTTTGGATAGAATAA
- a CDS encoding zinc-dependent metalloprotease: MKIKPEKTLLLIALFVFLTRVNQLAAQQKPLPTISSFTENMVNQDGFYPLYWDDASGKIYLEITALDKEILYYPSLAAGLGSNDIGLDRGRLGGSHVVSFNKSGNKILMTESNYDYRANTDNPMEQKAVEESFAKSVLWGFELSAQTNEHYLVDVTDFVLRDAIDAAQSISRNNQGNYKVDKSRSAVYLERTKAFPKNTEIEAIITLTGAQAGGYLRSVTPSPDAVTLRMHHSFVELPDDGYTPREFDPRAGVNQVSFYDFASPINESIVKRYIRRHRLEKVTPGPAPSEVKEPIIYYIDPGTPEPIRTALMEGTQWWAEAFESAGFINAFQVKLLPEDADPMDIRYNLVQWVHRSTRGWSYGGGITDPRTGEIIKGKVTLGSLRVRQDFLIAQGLIANYLETGEVKDEAMLDMALARMRQLAAHEVGHTLGLPHNYIASSQNRASVMDYPHPSVKLKGKKLDISDAYAEGIGEWDKVAIQMAYTEFPEGQNEKAAIQKMVEDYRKEGLDFLSDQDARPAGSAHPATHLWDNGKDAVEELNQVMKIRALVLADFDESKIKMGEPLATIEEVFVPMYLFHRYQVEAVSKVIAGVNYSYWLRGNKEKPVVTVPAKEQKEAIESIIATLSPENLKVPEKILELIPPRPYGYRANPQETFSGKTGLTFDPMAAPQVAADLSLSLLFNPQRASRLVNQHAMDNSLPGLEGLIEQLINYLDGLSGEVSYEGEIKRMTEKLLLQKLIQLSQDNAASAQARSIAYFEIEKLIQKMSASLTNSSQRAHYEYCEAIVAQMHKAPKEKVQVLDPLPAPAGSPIGNESLEWLRPICSEE, from the coding sequence ATGAAGATTAAACCAGAAAAAACCCTACTGCTAATAGCTCTCTTTGTCTTTCTCACTAGGGTGAATCAACTAGCTGCACAACAAAAACCATTGCCAACGATTTCTTCCTTTACTGAAAACATGGTCAATCAAGACGGTTTTTACCCCTTGTACTGGGATGATGCAAGTGGTAAGATTTATCTTGAAATCACTGCCCTAGATAAAGAAATCCTCTATTACCCCTCCTTAGCCGCTGGTTTAGGGTCAAATGATATTGGTTTGGACAGAGGAAGACTCGGTGGCTCCCATGTGGTAAGTTTCAATAAATCTGGAAATAAAATATTGATGACTGAGAGCAATTATGATTATCGGGCCAATACGGATAATCCCATGGAACAAAAAGCCGTCGAAGAATCATTTGCTAAATCTGTACTTTGGGGATTTGAGCTTTCTGCCCAAACCAACGAACACTACCTAGTGGATGTGACTGACTTTGTCCTTCGAGATGCTATTGACGCTGCCCAATCAATCAGTAGAAATAACCAAGGTAATTATAAAGTAGACAAGAGCCGTTCGGCAGTTTATTTGGAAAGGACCAAAGCATTTCCTAAAAACACAGAAATAGAGGCCATCATTACCCTAACAGGCGCTCAAGCGGGTGGTTATTTAAGAAGTGTCACACCAAGTCCAGATGCGGTGACATTGAGGATGCACCACTCATTTGTGGAACTCCCTGATGATGGATATACTCCTAGGGAATTTGATCCCAGAGCTGGTGTAAATCAGGTAAGTTTTTATGATTTTGCCAGCCCCATCAATGAATCCATCGTCAAGAGATATATTCGACGCCATAGGCTTGAAAAGGTAACCCCAGGCCCAGCCCCCAGTGAGGTAAAAGAACCTATTATTTACTATATCGATCCGGGAACACCTGAGCCAATCCGTACAGCCTTGATGGAAGGCACCCAATGGTGGGCTGAAGCTTTTGAATCCGCAGGTTTTATCAATGCCTTCCAAGTTAAGCTACTTCCCGAAGATGCAGACCCCATGGATATCCGCTATAATTTAGTCCAGTGGGTGCACCGATCTACTCGTGGATGGTCCTATGGAGGAGGCATCACTGACCCAAGGACTGGTGAAATCATCAAAGGAAAAGTCACCCTTGGCTCCCTAAGGGTAAGACAGGATTTTCTCATTGCCCAAGGACTTATAGCCAATTACCTAGAAACAGGCGAAGTAAAAGATGAAGCCATGTTGGACATGGCATTGGCAAGGATGCGCCAATTGGCAGCTCATGAGGTGGGACACACTTTGGGTTTGCCCCATAATTATATAGCAAGCTCACAAAACCGGGCTTCTGTAATGGACTACCCTCATCCTAGTGTCAAACTTAAAGGAAAAAAACTGGATATCTCTGATGCTTATGCTGAAGGGATTGGTGAATGGGACAAAGTAGCCATTCAAATGGCCTATACCGAATTCCCTGAAGGCCAAAATGAAAAAGCTGCCATCCAAAAAATGGTGGAAGATTATAGAAAAGAAGGCTTGGATTTCCTCTCAGACCAAGATGCCAGACCCGCAGGAAGTGCCCATCCCGCAACCCATTTATGGGATAATGGAAAAGATGCAGTAGAAGAGTTAAACCAGGTAATGAAAATAAGGGCTTTGGTTTTGGCTGATTTTGATGAGAGTAAAATCAAAATGGGTGAGCCATTAGCCACAATAGAGGAAGTCTTTGTTCCCATGTACCTATTCCACCGGTACCAAGTAGAAGCCGTATCCAAAGTGATCGCAGGAGTCAATTATTCCTATTGGTTACGTGGAAATAAGGAAAAACCAGTAGTAACGGTGCCAGCCAAAGAACAGAAAGAGGCCATTGAGTCGATTATAGCGACCCTATCCCCTGAAAACTTAAAGGTCCCTGAAAAAATATTGGAATTGATTCCACCAAGACCTTATGGATACCGGGCCAATCCTCAAGAAACCTTCAGTGGTAAAACAGGCCTCACCTTTGACCCAATGGCAGCTCCTCAGGTCGCAGCTGATCTCAGCCTTTCTCTTCTGTTCAACCCTCAAAGGGCATCAAGATTGGTCAATCAACATGCCATGGACAATTCCCTGCCCGGATTAGAGGGGTTAATAGAACAGCTCATCAATTATTTGGATGGCCTTTCAGGAGAAGTCAGTTACGAAGGGGAAATAAAAAGGATGACCGAAAAATTATTATTGCAGAAATTAATCCAACTATCCCAGGACAATGCCGCAAGTGCTCAGGCCAGAAGTATTGCATATTTTGAAATAGAAAAATTAATCCAAAAAATGAGTGCTTCACTTACCAATAGCTCACAAAGGGCCCATTATGAATATTGTGAGGCTATTGTAGCTCAAATGCACAAAGCACCCAAAGAAAAAGTCCAGGTGCTTGATCCGCTTCCCGCCCCTGCTGGCTCCCCCATTGGTAATGAAAGTCTTGAATGGTTAAGGCCAATTTGCAGCGAAGAATAA